In Antechinus flavipes isolate AdamAnt ecotype Samford, QLD, Australia chromosome 3, AdamAnt_v2, whole genome shotgun sequence, a genomic segment contains:
- the RUBCNL gene encoding protein associated with UVRAG as autophagy enhancer isoform X1, producing MSSLQSLPLATYSQVTNQLRPPSLLNRGKLMCVESVNSGHIPPSHTSPRTSCLTPVPQVSIQSDHLSRSVVDGHERRRRPHPNGMVAIREFLLSVLNLSTSKAPSRPENMVSQAAGSKKSLLNSWKGRSDGSEDTEEELSQCNVALPRSQVDIRSMRHKAAWINLPQCAAEEQVQLLDLCTPVPVCESNKAHFTTNHRPFPLGCLPTPSDNSLTETLLLGDSVATAGSSLTCSEEMDIHLSLSSPEQHVMLPESLSPAAIITGSKIPAPSPFPVNTGASHRPLKPMTPTEKGTISASRKILPLNSFSPETLMLPADVEKENAHFCVADIIISAMETMKYNLLNQQQGESRKELETSCSFGSDQVDFERGFYLPEKQNSSSATSSDSGYEGCSALQINPVVETSICQNTLKEICECDSDDFVLVELEDFGKITETCRCFLDQNKRCIEEPGYNSAELIAKDLYQAFCRRCRLAESDFHLAGSPQADGSIIVNEDSFQKHFESSLDVVEEIKFKSRIKGTKDWTPPRFEIILTVHPPQKRDFVVSAQNFSCAGCGTPIEQKYIKRLRYCDYLGKYFCDCCHNYAESYIPARILMKWDFRKYHVSKFSKHLLDSIWHQPLFNLLYISQNLYSKAKELDQVREIQEKLVQIKKLLKTCRFAERVLKDFEQVPGHLTNELHLFSLNDLVKIKKGQLAAVLRVLLKASLVHVDSCELCQGKGYICEFCQSPAVIFPFQMTTCKRCTACKACFHKQCFRSADCPKCLRIRARRKLLQSLPSVTT from the exons ATGTCTTCTCTTCAGTCATTACCACTAGCAACCTACAGCCAAGTCACAAATCAACTGAGGCCTCCAAGT TTGCTAAACAGAGGCAAACTAATGTGTGTGGAATCAGTGAATTCAGGACATATTCCTCCATCTCACACCTCACCAAGGACTAGCTGTCTTACTCCAGTGCCTCAAGTCTCCATTCAGTCAG ATCATCTCTCCAGGTCAGTAGTAGATGGAcatgaaaggagaaggaggccCCACCCAAATGGTATGGTAGCCATCAGAGAATTCCTCCTGTCTGTTTTGAACTTGTCCACATCAAAAGCACCCTCAAGGCCTGAAAATATGGTGTCGCAAGCTGCTGGATCGAAGAAGTCTCTTCTGAATTCCTGGAAGGGGAGGAGTGACGGGTCTGAAGACACAGAGGAGGAACTCAGCCAGTGCAACGTTGCTCTCCCTCGCAGCCAAGTCGATATTAGGTCCATGCGGCACAAAGCTGCCTGGATTAATTTACCCCAGTGTGCTGCTGAGGAACAGGTTCAGTTGCTGGATTTGTGCACCCCGGTTCCAGTATGTGAAAGCAACAAGGCCCATTTCACAACCAACCACAGACCCTTTCCTTTGGGATGTTTGCCTACTCCCTCTGATAACTCCCTCACAGAAACCCTATTGCTGGGAGATAGTGTTGCTACAGCAGGCAGCTCCCTCACTTGTTCAGAAGAAATGGATATACACTTGTCTCTATCTTCACCAGAACAGCACGTTATGCTTCCAGAGAGCCTGTCACCAGCAGCCATCATAACAGGGTCTAAAATTCCAGCCCCCTCCCCATTTCCTGTGAACACCGGTGCTTCCCACCGGCCCCTCAAGCCGATGACCCCTACTGAAAAAG GTACCATCTCAGCCAGCAGAAAAATCCTTCCTCTGAATAGCTTCTCCCCAGAGACATTGATGCTTCCTGCTGATGTAGAAAAG GAGAATGCCCATTTTTGTGTTGCAGATATTATCATATCTGCAATGGAGACAATGAAGTACAACCTTCTGAATCAGCAGCAAGGAGAGAGCcggaaagaattggaaacaagcTGTTCTTTCGGAAGTGATCAAGTTGACTTTGAGAGAGGCTTTTATCTACCTGAAAAGCAAAACTCTTCATCTGCTACTTCATCTGACAGTGGCTATGAAG gtTGTTCTGCATTACAAATAAACCCAGTAGTTGAAACATCTATTTGTCAAAACACCCTGAAGGAGATCTGTGAATGTGACTCTGATGATTTTGTCCTTGTGG AACTTGAAGACTTTGGCAAAATCACAGAGACTTGTAGATGTTTCCTTGACCAGAATAAAAG ATGCATTGAGGAGCCAGGTTACAACTCGGCTGAACTGATAGCAAAGGACCTGTACCAAGCTTTCTGCAGACGATGTAGGTTGGCAGAGTCTGACTTTCACCTGGCAGGTTCCCCCCAGGCAGATGGGTCAATA ATTGTAAATGAAGACAGTTTTCAAAAACACTTTGAGTCCAGTTTGGATGTAGTTGAGGAGATAAAGTTTAAGTCCAGAATTAAAGGAACTAAAGACTGGACTCCACCTAGATTTGAAATAATATTGACTGTTCATCCACCACAAAA GAGGGATTTTGTGGTCTCTGCCCAAAACTTTTCCTGTGCTGGCTGTGGAACACCAATAGAACAGA AATACATCAAGAGACTCCGTTATTGTGATTACCTGGGGAAGTATTTCTGTGACTGCTGCCACAATTATGCAGAATCTTACATCCCTGCCCGGATCCTTATGAAATGGGATTTCCGCAAATACCACGTCAGTAAATTTTCTAAGCACCTCCTGGACAGCATATGGCATCAACCTTTGTTCAATTTGTTATACATCAGTCAAAACCTATATTCCAAGGCCAAGGAATTGGATCAAGTCAGG GAAATCCAAGAGAAGCTTGTTCAGATTAAGAAGCTATTAAAGACCTGCAGATTTGCTGAAAG GGTATTAAAAGATTTTGAGCAGGTGCCAGGACACTTGACAAATGAACTCCACCTGTTCTCTCTGAATGACCTCGTCAAGATCAAAAAGGGACAATTGGCTGCTGTTCTGAGAGTACTTTTGAAAGCTTCCCTTGTTCATGTGGACAGCTGTGAA CTATGTCAAGGAAAAGGGTACATTTGTGAATTTTGTCAGAGCCCAGCTGTCATCTTCCCATTCCAGATGACGACATGCAAAAGATGTACAG
- the RUBCNL gene encoding protein associated with UVRAG as autophagy enhancer isoform X2: MVAIREFLLSVLNLSTSKAPSRPENMVSQAAGSKKSLLNSWKGRSDGSEDTEEELSQCNVALPRSQVDIRSMRHKAAWINLPQCAAEEQVQLLDLCTPVPVCESNKAHFTTNHRPFPLGCLPTPSDNSLTETLLLGDSVATAGSSLTCSEEMDIHLSLSSPEQHVMLPESLSPAAIITGSKIPAPSPFPVNTGASHRPLKPMTPTEKGTISASRKILPLNSFSPETLMLPADVEKENAHFCVADIIISAMETMKYNLLNQQQGESRKELETSCSFGSDQVDFERGFYLPEKQNSSSATSSDSGYEGCSALQINPVVETSICQNTLKEICECDSDDFVLVELEDFGKITETCRCFLDQNKRCIEEPGYNSAELIAKDLYQAFCRRCRLAESDFHLAGSPQADGSIIVNEDSFQKHFESSLDVVEEIKFKSRIKGTKDWTPPRFEIILTVHPPQKRDFVVSAQNFSCAGCGTPIEQKYIKRLRYCDYLGKYFCDCCHNYAESYIPARILMKWDFRKYHVSKFSKHLLDSIWHQPLFNLLYISQNLYSKAKELDQVREIQEKLVQIKKLLKTCRFAERVLKDFEQVPGHLTNELHLFSLNDLVKIKKGQLAAVLRVLLKASLVHVDSCELCQGKGYICEFCQSPAVIFPFQMTTCKRCTACKACFHKQCFRSADCPKCLRIRARRKLLQSLPSVTT; this comes from the exons ATGGTAGCCATCAGAGAATTCCTCCTGTCTGTTTTGAACTTGTCCACATCAAAAGCACCCTCAAGGCCTGAAAATATGGTGTCGCAAGCTGCTGGATCGAAGAAGTCTCTTCTGAATTCCTGGAAGGGGAGGAGTGACGGGTCTGAAGACACAGAGGAGGAACTCAGCCAGTGCAACGTTGCTCTCCCTCGCAGCCAAGTCGATATTAGGTCCATGCGGCACAAAGCTGCCTGGATTAATTTACCCCAGTGTGCTGCTGAGGAACAGGTTCAGTTGCTGGATTTGTGCACCCCGGTTCCAGTATGTGAAAGCAACAAGGCCCATTTCACAACCAACCACAGACCCTTTCCTTTGGGATGTTTGCCTACTCCCTCTGATAACTCCCTCACAGAAACCCTATTGCTGGGAGATAGTGTTGCTACAGCAGGCAGCTCCCTCACTTGTTCAGAAGAAATGGATATACACTTGTCTCTATCTTCACCAGAACAGCACGTTATGCTTCCAGAGAGCCTGTCACCAGCAGCCATCATAACAGGGTCTAAAATTCCAGCCCCCTCCCCATTTCCTGTGAACACCGGTGCTTCCCACCGGCCCCTCAAGCCGATGACCCCTACTGAAAAAG GTACCATCTCAGCCAGCAGAAAAATCCTTCCTCTGAATAGCTTCTCCCCAGAGACATTGATGCTTCCTGCTGATGTAGAAAAG GAGAATGCCCATTTTTGTGTTGCAGATATTATCATATCTGCAATGGAGACAATGAAGTACAACCTTCTGAATCAGCAGCAAGGAGAGAGCcggaaagaattggaaacaagcTGTTCTTTCGGAAGTGATCAAGTTGACTTTGAGAGAGGCTTTTATCTACCTGAAAAGCAAAACTCTTCATCTGCTACTTCATCTGACAGTGGCTATGAAG gtTGTTCTGCATTACAAATAAACCCAGTAGTTGAAACATCTATTTGTCAAAACACCCTGAAGGAGATCTGTGAATGTGACTCTGATGATTTTGTCCTTGTGG AACTTGAAGACTTTGGCAAAATCACAGAGACTTGTAGATGTTTCCTTGACCAGAATAAAAG ATGCATTGAGGAGCCAGGTTACAACTCGGCTGAACTGATAGCAAAGGACCTGTACCAAGCTTTCTGCAGACGATGTAGGTTGGCAGAGTCTGACTTTCACCTGGCAGGTTCCCCCCAGGCAGATGGGTCAATA ATTGTAAATGAAGACAGTTTTCAAAAACACTTTGAGTCCAGTTTGGATGTAGTTGAGGAGATAAAGTTTAAGTCCAGAATTAAAGGAACTAAAGACTGGACTCCACCTAGATTTGAAATAATATTGACTGTTCATCCACCACAAAA GAGGGATTTTGTGGTCTCTGCCCAAAACTTTTCCTGTGCTGGCTGTGGAACACCAATAGAACAGA AATACATCAAGAGACTCCGTTATTGTGATTACCTGGGGAAGTATTTCTGTGACTGCTGCCACAATTATGCAGAATCTTACATCCCTGCCCGGATCCTTATGAAATGGGATTTCCGCAAATACCACGTCAGTAAATTTTCTAAGCACCTCCTGGACAGCATATGGCATCAACCTTTGTTCAATTTGTTATACATCAGTCAAAACCTATATTCCAAGGCCAAGGAATTGGATCAAGTCAGG GAAATCCAAGAGAAGCTTGTTCAGATTAAGAAGCTATTAAAGACCTGCAGATTTGCTGAAAG GGTATTAAAAGATTTTGAGCAGGTGCCAGGACACTTGACAAATGAACTCCACCTGTTCTCTCTGAATGACCTCGTCAAGATCAAAAAGGGACAATTGGCTGCTGTTCTGAGAGTACTTTTGAAAGCTTCCCTTGTTCATGTGGACAGCTGTGAA CTATGTCAAGGAAAAGGGTACATTTGTGAATTTTGTCAGAGCCCAGCTGTCATCTTCCCATTCCAGATGACGACATGCAAAAGATGTACAG